A DNA window from Sordaria macrospora chromosome 4, complete sequence contains the following coding sequences:
- a CDS encoding 40S ribosomal protein eS12, protein MSDVEENTVPQTSEEVEVSADAAPKGQMSVLDALKGVLKISLMHDGLARGLREASKALDRREAHMCVLNESCEEEAYKKLVIALCSEHKIPLIKVPDGKQLGEWAGLCVLDREGNARKVVNCSCVVVKNWGEMSSEREILLNYFQTEQ, encoded by the exons ATG TCGGACGTAGAAGAGAACACTGTCCCCCAGACCtccgaggaggttgaggtttCCGCCGATGCTGCCCCCAAGGGCCAGATGAGCGTCCTTGATGCCCTCAAGGGTGTTCTCAAGATCTCCCTCATGCACGACGGTCTTGCCCGTGGTCTCCGTGAGGCTTCCAAGGCCCTCGACCGCCGTGAGGCCCATATGTGCGTCCTCAACGAGTCctgcgaggaggaggcctaCAAGAAGCTCGTCATTGCTCTCTGCTCCGAGCACAAGATCCCCCTCATCAAGGTCCCCGATGGCAAGCAGCTCGGCGAGTGGGCTGGTCTCT GCGTCCTTGACCGTGAGGGTAACGCCCGCAAGGTCGTCAACTGCTCTTGCGTCGTTGTTAAGAACTGGGGTGAGATGTCTTCCGAGCGTGAG ATCCTCCTCAACTACTTCCAGACCGAGCAGTAA
- a CDS encoding 40S ribosomal protein uS8 — MVRTSVLHDALNSINNAEKAGKRQVMIRPSSKVIVKFLQVMQKHGYIGEFEEVDDHRSGKIVVQLNGRLNKCGVISPRYNVRLAELEKWVVKLLPARQFGYVILTTSAGIMDQEEARRKHVSGKIIGFFY; from the exons ATGGTCCGCACTTCCGTTCTCCACGATGccctcaacagcatcaacaacgccgagaaggccggcAAGCGCCAGGTCATGATCCGTCCTTCTTCCAAGGTCATCGTCAAGTTCCTCCAGGTCATGCAGAAGCACG GCTACATCGGCGAGTTCGAGGAGGTCGATGACCACCGCTCCGGCAAGATCGTTGTCCAGCTCAACGGCCGCCTCAACAAGTGCGGTGTCATCTCTCCCCGCTACAACGTCCGCCTCGCTGAGCTCGAGAAGTGGGTTGTCAAGCTCCTTCCTGCCCGTCAGTTCGGCTAcgtcatcctcaccacctctGCTGGTATCATGGACCAGGAGGAGGCCCGCCGCAAGCACGTCTCCGGCAAGATCATCGGCTTCTTCTACTAA